In Papaver somniferum cultivar HN1 chromosome 9, ASM357369v1, whole genome shotgun sequence, the genomic stretch tttggaaaatcggcctaaccgaacatgactctgtaactcctattaaaaccctattttgatgatttctattcgattgaagcaatcaaaatcaaattaaagtgaagggtttgttggaaaatacctccggaatggtcccatggcagaatcaggttgcggctggcgtcttttatactcgataaaattattatgtaaccgaacttaattgtgattgcattgatgttgttacatttcttaaataggcggtggcggtggtggtgggaggaggtggtaatcggtggttggtggtggtgataatcggaggtggtggtggtaattggtggtggtgataatcggaggaggtggtggtggtaatcggcggtggtggtgggaggaggtggtggttatatatatataggtggttattaggttggttttaaattaaattaggttaagggtaggttagtcatttcaacgttttaggacaccccttatcactatagggaaggtggcctaataaaaccatggtcctctcaataaaaccatggtccctaaaaaatcattcatatttattgtgtgataagcATATTTGtaaaacctggctaaattggggcctatatgatttaattggggcctataggttTTTCCTTCTCACACCCCAAATTACTCTAGGCACCCAAATcttatcaaaaatactaatttacccccaCATTAATTTTTAAATCTCACTCATATATATTCTAatctttctatttttagtaaatccaaaatcaaaaaaacctaaacctaaaaaatctttccatttctatcataaactttccaaattctcaaaaccctaatcaatttttttttcatcctcTACTCCGACGATCTTCAATCCAACCAAGAAGAAGGTAATCTCCATCAACCCATCTTCTTATCTTATTGATTTACATCTTTAAATCATCGTTTTTGACAAATCAAAATTCTGATTCAATCCAGAATCGTTTTTTATTGacttatcgaataaaccgattttggatTTTTTCCCCcgaccatgaagagcatgcacacCAATCGGGTTACATTAGGATTAACATTATCCGATTCTGTCttagaaatgaaatatgaaaatacatagccagaatcggtttatatatgtaatatgttTAATCCGATTTTGGTTGTTTCTTCAGAATCGGgttacatataattctttatgAACCGATTGTtaacttgatttttgtttattttttgtgtaGAATGGACTTCAAACACCTACCATTTTACAATCGAGAATTAACCTTGGAGGATattacgaggaaaccacaaaaagTTCCAGTGAGGAGCCTATATAAGTTTGCTTACGGAGCTGAGACCCGTCTTGAGCAAGCCCTTGCATTGATTGATATGCTTTCACTTGAAGAGCTTGTTGAGGTCATGACGTTTGCCAGGATGAGGAGAAAGATTATTCAGCTGGTAGGAATGTCCATCAAGAATTGGAAGGTATGTTTGAAGAAATGGTTGAATTTATGGCCATGGATGATGCAGAAGTTGCtgctcttgatgatgatgatgctgatgGTGGTGCTGCAGCTGCTCCTGATGCTGGTGCTTCTGCAAACGCTCCTGATGCTGGTGCTTCTGCAAACGCTCCTGATGCTGGTGCTGATGCAAATGCTCCTGATGCTGGTGCTGCTGCAAATGCTCCTGGTGCTCCTTAAGTTTTTAATTTcacttttaaattctaaaactttaaGTTTATAAGACTTCTGGTTTTTTTAAGTCTTTTGGGATGGTTGATGTTTGTATTTTGGATGATATTGGTGtggtttatgtttttattttggatgatcTTGTGTTTTGATTCTAGCCTGACATGCCAACAATCGGTATACTCGATATGGCTTTAAAAACCGATTGTGCAGGCCAATCTTTCTGGATGTTACAAAATCAGATCACATATGGAAATATAAAAACCGATTATGCATGCCAATCTTTCTGGATGTTTTAGAATCGGATCACATATggaaatatataaaccgattgatGTCGGTGAAAATTCAAAGTTTTAACTGTCTTTAATCGGTTTATATTGGTCTCAAGAAAGTCCGATTTCTAGTGCCATGCAAACACAATCGGGGTTTACAGTCTTTCTAAAAGACCAATTATTTCGAATTATTtcacgtttttcaaaaaaaatagtcgtttgggactttctctataaatggagacctcacccttggaccgcatttgccccaaaattgatcaATTTACTCCCCCTCACttcatatactccacaactactcatttcatacatcCACACACAAGAATgacttcatttgattcaaatgaagatttggcaatcaccaaggcttggtatgcggaaaaacgacttagacgtcaatcctccgaaagggtggattccacaaccttttgggctagggtacacaacaaattagCCAAGAGTTTTGGAATCCTAacgcaagaagtgttcaacaagtgcacGATAGGCACCTTGTCATCGAAAACGCGATACTtgattttttagctctccaacctcggatttttaacactcggcccttcaccttgtccattgcgcAATTTGTGAGTAATTTTGTGGTTGTTTTTacgtaacccatgttgttttattttctaatgaaacaccactaaaaaatgtaagtttttttttgtagcacgaagccgtGAAAACACGCTACTTGGAGGTAAAGGGGGAACCATTCgcgttcgatgcaagctatcacttcttggcagaTAGAATCCCGGTGGATAACCCGCACTACTTGGATGATGTATCGTCTTCttcggaggaagattgatggctttagaagttttagtgtaggttttgtgggtagatctctatgtaaaccctcacgagactataactcgtccactagggtcgcctaggggtttaaaggcttgatgcatgtgctaaatgcatcctacaataataatgcGATGAATGAAAATTTTGTAATGAAaagaaacaatcggtttatatgtgtcATAAGAAAAAACCGATTTTCATAATCGGATTATAAATCATGTCaaagtaaaccgattctggatgtcCTCTGGTAATTCTAAacaccaatccagaatcggtttacaagtggatgaacataaaccgattctgtgtaacttttacgaaaaaaaaatcaaaatgttgatgttttgatgaactctctaacattaattaatctcacatccaaaacaaaattaaatcctaatatgattaattagtgctaattaatcatGGATAAAATAGGtagtttggtaattattttgataagggtTGGTGTGAAGTGATTTCcagtgaccttttttgtcatctagTTATAAGCCCCAATTAAATCATATAGACCCCAATTTAATCAGGTTTGTAAAACCCAACAAAAATAAGGATAATAATCCAATTTCGACTACTAAAAACCATGAGGTGTAGGATTAGGAAACCCTTTCCGCAAAGATTTAGAAACCGCCCGAACTTTAAAACGCGCAGCCGTTCGATAAACTTGTTTCCTAACCCTTGTGAATCCCGTTTTAAAGCGTCGAGTTTATTCTATAAATAGCCATCTCGAGTTCAAAGACATTCACCTTTATTCTTCCTCTCGTGTTTTTCTCCCTCCGAAGTTCCTCCTCGCAGAGGTCAGGGTTGCATCTGTTAAACAAACAGACATGGATATAGATTTATCAGAGAATCAAGATGTAAGTTCTCTTTGATCCTTGTTTTAATCCGATTAGCTTTGATTTCGTATAGAGAAAACCTGTATGATTTTATTTTTCGATTGTTTGATCCgatcaattttgatattgttttataGAGATACCCGTATAATCTTATTTTTTTTAAAGTGGATTTTTGCtgattattttctctaatttctagTTCATACCTATTCTGTATAAAAGTTTGCTGTAAGCGTTTCTAGTTCATACCTATTCTCTATGTTCTTTGGACTGGGTTTTGGTTCGGTCTCATGTGAATGCTTGGCATCAAAATTTTCTTTGAAAAATTTATCCATGTGAAATTGAATATCGTGTTTTGGATGTCTGTTACCTGTGGCAGTTATGCATTATGTTCGATTGTTTAATACTTGAGGTTGCAAAATTTGTTGTCACCTTGTCAATTGTTTTATGATTGTGTATTTGCATAGCAAAATATGATCTCACTTTGAGGTACATTGTTGCAGATGATTTTTCAACCACTTTCAGCTGAACAAATTGCTATCAACGAGAAGAAAATGAACATGACTTTGGATGATATTATCAAGATCTCCAGAAAAACTGCTGGCTCTGACCCCAGAAAACCAAGGCCATATTTGAACAAAAGGAAGAACGTTCCAGCTGTTGGTGGGAATTTTTCCAATGTATGTAGTTTTAGGGAATCTAAATCATCTATGAATCCCAACAGAAGGGACAAGTTTCCAACTGCTGGTGCTCCTTTAGGGAGGAATTCTACAAGTGTTTGGAGTCGTTTGAAGGTTTCTAAACCTTCTGTCAGACAGGGTTTGCCTTCTCAAAGATACCTAAACCTCCGAGACAACCAGTATATCATAAGGGGGACTGCCACTAATGTGCAACCAGCTACAACTCGTACCAGGCCTCTATTTCGCAACAAGATGCTTAATTTGAGCAACTCAAGGTAAATCGTGGCTTTCTAGTTTCTTCTTATCACATCAGAAGAATCTCCAGCTTATTTAAGGAGCTTTTTTCTACTAGTATTCAAGTTTGGGTCTTTCTGTCATCCTGCATTTTATGCTCTTTTTACCAAGGAGAAACATCTAGTTACGTTCATGATTATGAAAAAGTTAATTTGGTATCTTAGG encodes the following:
- the LOC113307561 gene encoding uncharacterized protein LOC113307561 codes for the protein MDIDLSENQDMIFQPLSAEQIAINEKKMNMTLDDIIKISRKTAGSDPRKPRPYLNKRKNVPAVGGNFSNVCSFRESKSSMNPNRRDKFPTAGAPLGRNSTSVWSRLKVSKPSVRQGLPSQRYLNLRDNQYIIRGTATNVQPATTRTRPLFRNKMLNLSNSRAGITPVQERRFAEKKQKWMKLQKQGYSSQKFGAFCAYADAGKKVVPHSMEYYDY